The following are encoded in a window of Calderihabitans maritimus genomic DNA:
- a CDS encoding mechanosensitive ion channel family protein — translation MSLTDIWVELRSLFGWYLNPTFLRHLIWKLAEIILVILLAKGAIIVGNKIINRIFSLQAGLIVMEKKLASTLEVLIKSLVTYGIYFLAAIAILEIIEIRIINTEDIKQFGGAILKAVGILIVSRVVLRFGGVVIDHIFQRPQNKEFFLEERRAQTLAKLLKSVLSYLIYFVAGVMVMETFGVRTSSVLATAGIAGLAVGFGAQNLVRDIITGFFIIFEDQFAVGEYVSTAGVTGVVEEMGLRTTKIREWTGQLHIIPNGEITRVTNYNRGKMLALITVSIAYEEDIDQAIEVLRQACEKAYQEVPGIAEVPIVQGVIELGASEVVIRVIAATVPGEQWSVERELRKRLKQALDQAGIEIPYPRRVIIQQTQDENKAGESKAAREGSL, via the coding sequence ATGTCTCTAACTGACATCTGGGTTGAATTGCGATCTTTATTCGGTTGGTACTTAAATCCTACATTTTTAAGGCATTTAATTTGGAAACTGGCAGAGATAATTCTCGTAATCTTATTGGCTAAAGGAGCAATTATAGTCGGGAATAAAATAATAAACCGCATTTTTAGCCTTCAGGCGGGCCTGATTGTAATGGAGAAAAAACTGGCTTCCACTCTGGAGGTATTGATTAAAAGCTTGGTTACTTACGGTATCTATTTTTTGGCTGCCATAGCTATACTTGAGATTATCGAAATTCGAATTATTAATACAGAAGATATAAAACAGTTTGGAGGGGCTATCCTTAAGGCTGTCGGTATTTTAATTGTCAGCAGAGTCGTCCTGCGCTTTGGGGGCGTAGTTATAGATCATATTTTCCAGCGCCCTCAAAATAAAGAATTTTTTTTAGAAGAAAGGAGAGCCCAAACTTTAGCCAAACTTCTGAAAAGTGTCTTGAGTTATTTAATATATTTTGTGGCCGGCGTAATGGTAATGGAAACGTTTGGTGTACGAACCAGCTCGGTCCTGGCAACAGCAGGTATTGCTGGCTTGGCAGTAGGATTCGGTGCCCAAAACTTGGTACGAGATATTATAACGGGATTTTTTATCATTTTCGAGGATCAGTTTGCCGTAGGAGAATATGTTAGTACGGCAGGAGTAACGGGAGTAGTGGAAGAAATGGGTTTGAGAACGACCAAAATTCGGGAATGGACGGGACAACTGCATATTATTCCCAATGGCGAAATCACGCGAGTTACCAATTATAATCGCGGGAAAATGCTGGCTTTGATAACGGTCAGTATTGCCTATGAAGAGGATATTGACCAAGCGATAGAGGTTTTGCGCCAGGCCTGTGAAAAGGCTTACCAGGAGGTTCCCGGGATAGCAGAAGTTCCGATCGTTCAGGGAGTAATTGAATTGGGAGCCTCGGAAGTAGTTATCCGGGTGATTGCTGCTACCGTACCGGGAGAACAGTGGTCGGTGGAAAGAGAGTTGCGTAAGCGGTTGAAGCAGGCACTAGACCAGGCGGGGATAGAGATACCTTATCCCCGGAGGGTTATTATCCAGCAGACTCAAGATGAAAACAAAGCTGGAGAGAGTAAGGCTGCTCGGGAGGGTTCTTTATGA
- a CDS encoding DUF951 domain-containing protein, producing the protein MNKFSLGDIVRLRKPHPCGNYEWEITRTGMDFRIKCLKCGRQVLIPRRKFEKSVKQIVRRLEETL; encoded by the coding sequence ATGAATAAGTTTAGTTTAGGGGACATAGTTCGTCTGAGGAAACCTCATCCCTGCGGCAATTATGAATGGGAAATAACCCGTACAGGCATGGACTTCCGGATTAAATGTTTAAAATGTGGTCGACAGGTGTTAATTCCCCGACGCAAATTTGAGAAAAGCGTAAAACAAATTGTACGCCGGTTAGAGGAAACGTTATAA
- the ychF gene encoding redox-regulated ATPase YchF, which yields MRIGIVGLPNVGKSTLFNALTGAGAEASNYPFCTIDPNTGVVAVPDERLEALASIVKPERVVPPFVEFVDIAGLVKGASRGEGLGNQFLSHIRNVDAVVHVVRCFTDNNVSHVYGSINPVRDAEVIQLELALADLEMVERRLARLEKLIKTGEPRYREEKIILEKLKTGLNQGRPAIEILDPEEQDVLKDVALLTVKPLIYAANVAEEDLPEGEGNSRVEEIREKAAAEGREVIVLCAQLEAEIAELDEEERNSFLLDFGLRESGLNKLIKAAFRLLGLVTFFTTDGPEVKAWTVPFGTKAPRAAGKIHSDFERGFIRAEVIPWQDLVRCKSFAAAREQGLVRLEGKDYVVQEGDVIHFRFHV from the coding sequence TTGCGAATCGGTATCGTCGGTTTGCCCAATGTGGGCAAGTCTACTCTTTTTAATGCACTGACCGGGGCAGGTGCGGAGGCTTCCAATTATCCTTTTTGCACCATTGATCCCAATACGGGCGTGGTTGCTGTGCCTGATGAACGATTAGAGGCTCTCGCCTCCATCGTAAAACCAGAACGGGTGGTTCCTCCCTTTGTCGAGTTTGTGGATATAGCAGGGCTGGTGAAAGGAGCAAGTCGGGGAGAAGGTTTAGGGAATCAGTTTCTCAGTCATATTCGAAATGTAGATGCTGTTGTCCATGTGGTCAGGTGCTTTACGGATAACAACGTAAGTCACGTGTACGGCAGTATTAATCCGGTCCGAGATGCGGAGGTTATCCAACTGGAATTAGCTCTGGCTGATTTAGAAATGGTGGAAAGGCGGCTTGCTCGTTTAGAAAAATTAATCAAGACCGGTGAGCCCCGGTACCGCGAGGAGAAAATAATTCTGGAAAAGCTGAAAACTGGATTAAACCAGGGAAGGCCTGCTATAGAAATCCTAGACCCGGAAGAGCAGGACGTTCTGAAAGATGTGGCCTTATTAACGGTCAAGCCGTTAATCTACGCGGCCAATGTTGCTGAAGAAGATTTACCTGAAGGGGAAGGGAATTCGCGGGTGGAAGAAATACGGGAAAAAGCTGCGGCTGAAGGCAGGGAAGTAATCGTTCTCTGCGCTCAGCTGGAAGCGGAGATTGCAGAGTTAGACGAGGAGGAAAGAAACTCCTTTCTTCTTGATTTCGGTTTGCGCGAATCAGGTTTGAACAAATTAATTAAAGCAGCTTTTCGTCTCCTGGGGCTGGTTACCTTTTTTACTACTGATGGTCCGGAGGTTAAAGCCTGGACGGTACCATTTGGAACCAAGGCACCCCGGGCAGCGGGGAAAATCCATTCTGATTTTGAGAGAGGGTTTATCCGAGCGGAAGTGATTCCCTGGCAAGATTTGGTCAGGTGTAAGAGTTTTGCAGCTGCACGGGAACAGGGGCTAGTGCGTTTGGAAGGCAAGGATTATGTTGTCCAGGAGGGTGACGTTATTCATTTCCGCTTTCATGTGTAA
- the rpsF gene encoding 30S ribosomal protein S6 — protein MRVYETMYIIRPNLEEEQTTAVMDRFASLIKDNGGEVIKVEPWGARKLAYEIEKYREGYYVLMHFKGEPAVAQELERVFKISDEVIRYLIVRLDEKEMAS, from the coding sequence GTGCGAGTTTACGAAACCATGTATATTATTAGACCCAACCTGGAAGAAGAACAAACCACAGCCGTTATGGACCGGTTTGCTTCCTTAATAAAGGACAACGGGGGCGAGGTAATAAAGGTTGAACCCTGGGGTGCGAGGAAGCTCGCCTATGAAATTGAGAAATACCGGGAAGGATATTATGTTTTGATGCATTTCAAAGGTGAACCGGCTGTGGCACAGGAGTTGGAGCGGGTCTTTAAAATCAGCGATGAAGTGATTCGCTACCTGATTGTAAGGTTGGACGAAAAAGAAATGGCTAGTTAA
- a CDS encoding single-stranded DNA-binding protein codes for MLNRVILIGRLTRDPELRYTTGGVAVASFTLAVDRPYTNQQGERDTDFIRIVCWRKLAETCANNLNKGRLVAVDGRLQIRNWEGQDGQRRQTAEVVADTVRFLDWPRKDSTVEDLGDDDFFDSEIEVPEDDEVPF; via the coding sequence ATGTTAAACCGGGTAATCTTAATTGGTCGGTTAACCCGGGATCCCGAGCTGCGTTACACTACCGGCGGAGTGGCTGTAGCCAGTTTTACTCTTGCCGTTGACCGGCCTTATACTAACCAGCAGGGTGAACGGGATACTGATTTTATCCGTATCGTATGCTGGAGGAAATTGGCTGAAACCTGTGCCAATAATTTGAATAAGGGAAGGCTGGTGGCCGTTGATGGCCGTCTCCAGATTCGCAATTGGGAAGGACAAGACGGCCAGCGACGACAGACGGCTGAAGTAGTGGCTGACACAGTACGTTTTTTAGATTGGCCGCGGAAAGATTCCACAGTGGAAGACTTAGGGGATGACGACTTTTTTGACTCTGAAATAGAAGTACCGGAAGATGATGAAGTTCCTTTTTGA
- the rpsR gene encoding 30S ribosomal protein S18 yields the protein MARRDRKRYRKRVCSFCVDNIPLVDYKDVNRLRRYITERGKILPRRISGNCARHQRQLTRAIKRARILALLPFTVD from the coding sequence TTGGCGAGACGAGATCGCAAGCGTTATCGCAAGAGAGTATGCAGTTTCTGCGTGGATAATATACCATTGGTTGATTATAAAGACGTTAATAGATTGCGCCGGTACATTACGGAAAGAGGTAAAATTTTACCGCGAAGGATTTCCGGTAACTGTGCCCGCCATCAACGCCAACTTACGAGAGCTATTAAAAGAGCCAGAATTTTAGCCTTGTTACCTTTTACGGTAGATTAG
- a CDS encoding MazG-like family protein, giving the protein MAFDRNFSITKNLRMIEWLKTKLIGSIADLFEAMIRGGEERILDCLAGTIITTYLLGRRLGFSYARLELKVQDQLKDGLAEDNPTEDWREDLRMLLDYFERQKR; this is encoded by the coding sequence TTGGCATTCGATAGAAATTTTTCCATAACCAAAAATCTCAGAATGATTGAATGGCTTAAGACGAAGCTAATTGGTTCTATAGCCGATCTGTTTGAAGCTATGATCAGGGGTGGAGAGGAAAGGATACTGGATTGTCTAGCTGGTACCATAATCACTACCTATCTTCTGGGGAGAAGGCTAGGGTTTAGTTACGCCAGACTGGAACTGAAAGTTCAGGATCAGCTCAAGGACGGTCTCGCAGAGGATAATCCAACGGAAGACTGGCGGGAAGATTTGCGGATGCTGTTGGATTATTTTGAAAGGCAAAAGAGGTGA
- a CDS encoding YybS family protein has translation MAKPMELRSMLEGALVAALTAVLALIGFYLPPLQIITNLIWTIPLVVVVVRHDLRTGVMAAVVASILVFLFSDPLRGLFLVIQSIGIGLLYGHLFKLRYPAGRTVLLGSVVSGLSTFLLIGLSSLILGVQFNDIGNQLDKSMEQAIEFYRQTGLLERLTERGISEEMFREQMQYLVNLFKILIPGGLILSSIAVAILNFVIARLVLKRLKISVPEVPPFRYWQLPWYSTWGFIAGLALLLVGDHWHLTWASNVGKNVLYIYFPFLLVNGTAVAVYYYKKYSPSPLVKALLIFTIVLFPSMIIMFLLLIGLFDPLFNYRKLGVNFNEGE, from the coding sequence ATGGCTAAACCTATGGAACTCAGGTCCATGTTGGAGGGAGCTTTAGTAGCAGCTTTAACGGCTGTTCTGGCCCTAATAGGCTTTTACCTTCCTCCTCTTCAGATTATTACTAACTTGATCTGGACTATCCCTCTGGTGGTGGTAGTAGTACGGCATGACTTGCGTACCGGTGTGATGGCTGCGGTCGTGGCTTCCATTCTGGTCTTTCTTTTTTCCGACCCCTTGCGGGGACTTTTTCTGGTTATTCAATCGATCGGAATCGGGTTGCTTTACGGACACCTTTTTAAGCTACGGTATCCTGCCGGTCGTACCGTTTTACTCGGATCAGTTGTATCGGGTTTGTCTACTTTTTTACTCATAGGATTGTCCAGTTTGATTTTAGGGGTTCAGTTTAATGATATTGGGAATCAATTGGACAAAAGCATGGAACAGGCTATTGAGTTTTATCGCCAAACCGGACTCTTGGAACGATTAACGGAAAGAGGCATTTCCGAAGAAATGTTTCGTGAGCAAATGCAATACCTGGTCAATTTATTTAAGATATTAATTCCTGGAGGGTTAATTCTAAGTTCCATAGCTGTCGCTATTTTAAACTTTGTGATAGCTCGTCTGGTTTTGAAGCGTTTGAAGATTTCCGTTCCCGAGGTTCCGCCGTTCCGCTACTGGCAATTGCCATGGTATTCCACCTGGGGGTTTATTGCTGGATTGGCTCTCTTGCTGGTTGGAGATCACTGGCATCTTACCTGGGCAAGTAACGTGGGGAAAAATGTACTCTATATCTATTTTCCCTTTTTACTGGTGAACGGTACGGCAGTGGCTGTCTATTATTACAAAAAATATTCACCGTCTCCTTTAGTAAAAGCTCTGCTCATATTTACTATTGTATTATTCCCGTCTATGATTATAATGTTTTTGCTTTTAATAGGGCTTTTTGATCCGTTGTTTAACTATCGAAAGCTGGGAGTTAATTTCAATGAAGGGGAGTGA
- the rplI gene encoding 50S ribosomal protein L9, translating into MKVILTQDVKKLGRKDDVVEVSDGYGRNYLLPRGLAVEATPENLKKLEKKKEAQERQYKLELEQARKLADKIAQSAVEIRTKVGEKGKLFGSVTSKEIASALERELGIKVDKRKIELPEPIKAIGKYSVNIKLHPEVEAKVEVNVIEG; encoded by the coding sequence GTGAAGGTCATTCTTACTCAGGACGTAAAGAAACTAGGCCGCAAGGACGATGTGGTGGAGGTTTCTGACGGATACGGGCGAAACTATTTGTTACCTAGAGGGCTGGCTGTTGAGGCCACTCCTGAAAATCTGAAAAAGCTGGAGAAGAAGAAGGAAGCTCAGGAACGCCAGTATAAATTAGAACTGGAACAGGCCAGGAAGCTGGCGGACAAAATTGCTCAATCTGCTGTAGAAATACGCACTAAAGTAGGAGAGAAGGGTAAGTTATTTGGATCGGTAACCAGCAAAGAGATCGCTAGCGCCCTTGAACGAGAGTTGGGGATTAAGGTAGATAAAAGGAAAATTGAGCTGCCGGAGCCGATTAAGGCAATAGGAAAATACTCGGTAAATATCAAACTTCACCCGGAAGTGGAGGCCAAGGTGGAGGTTAACGTAATAGAAGGTTAA